A window of Candidatus Palauibacter soopunensis contains these coding sequences:
- a CDS encoding glycosyltransferase: protein MSGEPAALSVILSTYEAPDELERALWGYSAQKRDGFEIVVADDGSGPETCDRIERLRASTGLAISHVWQEDDGFRKCRILNRAIVEARGDYLILSDGDCIPREDFVDTHARLARPGFFVSGGRVRLSSAAGTRIEREDVLDGSLFESTWLDETGALSRKRDRSKLGRAPRRAAWFDRMTTTRATWNGHNASAWKTDLLRVNGFDERMTYPVEDRELGERLRNAGIRPVQARHRAVCAHVEHDRPWLDPDAQARNERLRAETRGVPRPLRIFGGFARGRDWTEHGIRKGPRPAHS from the coding sequence ATGAGCGGCGAGCCCGCTGCCCTCTCCGTCATCCTGAGCACGTACGAGGCGCCGGACGAGTTGGAACGCGCGCTCTGGGGCTATTCGGCACAGAAGCGCGATGGGTTCGAGATCGTTGTCGCGGATGACGGCTCGGGGCCGGAGACGTGCGATCGGATCGAGCGCCTGCGGGCGTCCACCGGTCTCGCGATCTCCCACGTCTGGCAGGAGGACGACGGGTTCAGGAAGTGTCGAATCCTGAACCGCGCGATCGTCGAGGCCCGCGGAGACTACCTCATCCTCAGCGACGGCGACTGCATCCCGCGCGAGGACTTCGTGGATACGCACGCGCGGCTCGCCAGGCCGGGGTTCTTCGTTTCCGGCGGGAGAGTTCGCCTCTCGAGCGCGGCCGGGACGCGAATCGAGAGAGAAGATGTGCTCGACGGTTCGCTGTTCGAGTCGACGTGGCTCGATGAGACGGGAGCGCTGAGCCGGAAGCGGGACCGGAGCAAACTCGGCCGCGCGCCGCGCCGTGCCGCGTGGTTCGATCGCATGACGACCACGCGAGCGACGTGGAACGGGCACAACGCTTCGGCCTGGAAGACCGACCTCCTGCGCGTAAACGGCTTCGACGAGCGCATGACGTATCCGGTCGAAGACCGCGAACTCGGCGAGCGCCTCCGCAACGCCGGGATTCGGCCCGTCCAGGCTCGGCATCGGGCGGTGTGCGCGCACGTGGAGCACGACCGGCCCTGGCTCGATCCCGACGCGCAGGCGAGGAACGAACGGCTGCGGGCCGAAACCCGCGGCGTGCCCCGGCCGCTCCGGATCTTCGGGGGTTTCGCCCGCGGGCGCGACTGGACGGAACACGGGATTCGGAAGGGCCCGCGACCGGCTCACTCGTAG
- a CDS encoding creatininase family protein: protein MTSPEIGAAIEGGITTVVVAAGAIEQHGPHLPLFVDAEHGDRLAIEIARRLGRALVAPTIRVGWSAHHMAFPGTVSLEKETFLAVCRDYAVSLAHHGFRRVCFIPSHGGNFAPLAEARDSFNEAAGPDCSVDVYADLAEVIGVWREVAEAEAGFGNRVGGHADIAETSIMMTMYDGIVREELAECGRLTTPEEEPELIRRVLSEGFASVTPNGILGDARGATPELGEKMIAALADRMAAHFEA from the coding sequence ATGACCTCGCCCGAGATCGGGGCGGCGATCGAGGGGGGAATCACGACGGTCGTCGTCGCGGCGGGCGCGATCGAGCAGCACGGGCCGCACCTGCCGCTGTTCGTGGACGCCGAGCACGGCGACCGGCTCGCGATCGAGATCGCCCGGCGGCTCGGGCGCGCGCTCGTGGCTCCGACGATCCGGGTCGGCTGGTCCGCGCATCACATGGCGTTCCCCGGCACCGTCTCCCTCGAGAAGGAGACCTTCCTCGCGGTTTGCAGGGACTACGCCGTCAGCCTCGCGCACCACGGCTTCCGGCGCGTCTGCTTCATCCCATCCCACGGAGGGAACTTCGCCCCGCTTGCCGAGGCGCGGGACTCTTTCAACGAAGCGGCGGGGCCCGACTGTTCCGTGGACGTGTACGCGGACCTGGCCGAGGTCATCGGCGTCTGGCGTGAGGTTGCGGAGGCGGAGGCGGGCTTCGGGAACCGTGTCGGCGGCCACGCGGACATCGCGGAGACGTCGATCATGATGACCATGTACGACGGGATCGTCCGCGAGGAACTGGCCGAGTGCGGACGCCTGACGACGCCCGAAGAGGAACCGGAACTCATCCGGCGCGTGCTCAGCGAAGGGTTCGCGAGCGTGACGCCGAACGGCATCCTCGGCGACGCGCGGGGGGCGACGCCCGAACTCGGCGAGAAGATGATCGCGGCGCTGGCGGACCGCATGGCCGCGCACTTCGAGGCGTAG
- a CDS encoding DinB family protein, translating into MIAQQTLMQFDHIVTGCRATLEAVPDDRLDWRPHEKSWTLGELATHVAMLPNWTVATLTMSEFDVAPDGDGPPQNPELKSSAELVAALEQSAAAARETIEATSDETFAGSWTLKVAGEDRFSMPKAVVMRSFVLDHLIHHRAQLGVYLRLLDVPVPQMFGPTADYPDM; encoded by the coding sequence ATGATTGCTCAACAGACCCTCATGCAGTTCGACCACATCGTGACGGGCTGTCGCGCCACGCTGGAAGCCGTGCCGGATGACCGCCTCGACTGGCGTCCGCACGAGAAGTCGTGGACGCTCGGCGAGTTGGCGACCCACGTCGCCATGCTCCCCAACTGGACTGTGGCGACGCTGACCATGTCCGAGTTCGACGTGGCTCCGGACGGCGATGGCCCGCCGCAGAATCCCGAACTCAAGTCTTCGGCCGAACTCGTCGCGGCGCTCGAACAGAGCGCGGCCGCGGCGCGGGAGACGATCGAGGCCACCTCGGATGAAACCTTCGCCGGTTCGTGGACGCTGAAGGTGGCGGGCGAAGATCGCTTCTCGATGCCCAAGGCGGTCGTGATGCGGAGCTTCGTCCTCGACCACCTGATCCACCACCGGGCGCAATTGGGCGTCTACCTGCGGCTCCTCGACGTGCCCGTGCCCCAGATGTTCGGGCCCACGGCGGACTATCCGGATATGTGA
- a CDS encoding type II toxin-antitoxin system prevent-host-death family antitoxin, whose protein sequence is MSHVVNVHEAKTQLSRLLAQVEAGEDIVIARRGEPVARLVACKPAGKRQPDVLRDRIVIPDSFFDPLPDEELAAWEGR, encoded by the coding sequence ATGTCGCACGTCGTGAACGTTCATGAAGCCAAGACACAGTTGTCTCGCCTTCTGGCACAGGTGGAAGCTGGAGAGGACATCGTCATCGCTCGCCGCGGCGAGCCGGTGGCACGGCTGGTGGCCTGCAAGCCGGCCGGCAAGCGCCAACCGGATGTTCTAAGGGACCGGATCGTGATCCCCGACAGCTTCTTCGACCCGCTGCCGGACGAGGAACTGGCCGCCTGGGAAGGCAGATAG
- a CDS encoding M14 family metallopeptidase → MSFFAPNRASARGILTVAAIVLGVLTAQPGLAQELTTPEAFFGHEIGADYELPDYGDLTGYWETLAAESPRMTLQSIGTTAEGRDQLMAIVTSPENHANLDEYREISARLALARGVTEEEARELARRGKAIVWIDGGLHATEVLGAQQLMETLWQFVSGTDDETMRILDDVIILFVHANPDGMDLVSNWYTRVEEKTERSTRGIPVLYQKYVGHDNNRDFYTSFQPESENMNRQMYRTWYPQIVYNHHQTGPTGTVLFAPPFRDPFNYNIDPMVITGIDLVGSAMHSRFTEEGKPGATRRRGANYSTWWNGGLRTTPYFKNMIGLLTETIGNPTPMEIPLILERVLPNDNLPAPIEPQPWHFRQSVDYSVTANKAVLDVASRYRETFLYRIWRMGMNSIERGSKDSWTIHPRRVEWLREEMRAGAAETDFARNVGGFGGSRGTRAEYDRLFEPDLRDPRGYILPSDQADFPTATQFVNALLEGGVIVERATSDFTVEGKEYPAGSYVVRAAQAFRPHVLDMFEPQDHPDDFLYPGAAPTPPYDNAGWTLAVQMGVEFDRILEGFDGPFEEIAEWNASPMPGAVADADGADGFVFSHEANDAFRAINRLQASGHEVYWLTSPLREGGQMHPAGTFYVKSRRGTDDAVASLAAELGIDFRGLENDPNVDALRLEAPRIALWDTYGGSMPSGWIRWILEQFEYADFELVFPQRLDAGDLRDDYDVIIFPQGAIGSRFQFGGGGSPDPETIPEEYRDRLGRVTSDATTPALIEFLEDGGSIVTIGGSTALGKELGLPLEDHLVKDGEALGREEYYVPGSILEVTVDNSRLVATGVPSTLAVSFNNSPVFGASALAARNDGANGVTPLAWFETDRPLISGWAWGQEHLQGGVTMAEAKVGNGHLYLFGPLVTRRAQPHGTFKFLFNAIALSSAEPDRP, encoded by the coding sequence ATGTCGTTTTTCGCCCCCAATCGGGCTTCGGCCCGCGGCATCCTGACCGTGGCCGCGATCGTCCTCGGCGTCCTGACCGCGCAGCCCGGCCTCGCGCAGGAGCTGACGACCCCGGAGGCCTTCTTCGGGCATGAGATCGGCGCCGACTACGAACTGCCGGACTACGGCGACCTCACCGGCTACTGGGAGACGCTGGCCGCCGAGTCCCCACGCATGACGCTGCAGTCGATCGGGACGACGGCCGAGGGCCGAGACCAGCTCATGGCGATCGTCACCTCGCCCGAGAACCACGCGAACCTCGACGAATATCGGGAGATTTCCGCCCGCCTCGCGCTCGCCAGGGGCGTGACCGAGGAGGAAGCGCGAGAACTCGCCCGGCGCGGAAAGGCCATCGTGTGGATCGACGGTGGCCTCCACGCCACGGAGGTGCTGGGCGCGCAGCAGTTGATGGAGACGCTGTGGCAGTTCGTGAGCGGGACCGACGACGAGACGATGCGGATCCTCGACGACGTCATCATCCTCTTCGTCCACGCGAACCCCGACGGGATGGACCTCGTCTCGAACTGGTACACGCGGGTCGAGGAGAAGACGGAGCGCTCCACGCGCGGGATCCCCGTCCTCTACCAGAAGTACGTGGGGCACGACAACAACCGGGACTTCTACACGTCCTTCCAGCCGGAATCCGAGAACATGAACCGGCAGATGTACCGGACGTGGTATCCGCAGATCGTCTACAACCACCACCAGACGGGACCCACCGGGACCGTGCTTTTCGCGCCCCCGTTCCGCGATCCGTTCAACTACAACATCGACCCGATGGTCATCACCGGGATCGATCTCGTGGGGTCCGCCATGCACTCGCGCTTCACGGAGGAGGGGAAGCCGGGGGCGACGCGGCGACGCGGCGCGAACTACTCCACGTGGTGGAACGGCGGTCTGCGCACGACGCCCTACTTCAAGAACATGATCGGGCTCCTCACGGAAACGATCGGGAATCCGACCCCGATGGAGATCCCGCTGATTCTCGAACGGGTGCTGCCCAACGATAATCTGCCGGCCCCGATCGAGCCGCAGCCGTGGCACTTTCGACAGTCCGTCGACTATTCGGTGACCGCGAACAAGGCGGTGCTCGATGTCGCTTCCCGCTACCGCGAGACGTTCCTGTACCGCATCTGGCGCATGGGGATGAACTCGATCGAGCGCGGCAGCAAGGACAGCTGGACGATCCATCCCAGGCGAGTGGAGTGGTTGCGCGAGGAAATGCGGGCCGGGGCGGCGGAGACCGACTTCGCCCGCAACGTGGGCGGTTTCGGCGGCAGCCGCGGCACTCGCGCCGAATACGACAGGCTGTTCGAGCCCGATCTGCGCGATCCCCGCGGGTACATCCTCCCATCGGACCAGGCCGACTTCCCGACCGCGACGCAGTTCGTCAATGCGCTGCTCGAGGGCGGCGTGATCGTGGAGCGGGCGACATCCGACTTCACCGTCGAAGGGAAGGAGTATCCCGCGGGCTCCTACGTGGTGCGGGCCGCGCAGGCGTTCCGGCCGCACGTCCTCGACATGTTCGAGCCGCAGGACCACCCGGACGACTTCCTCTATCCGGGGGCAGCCCCGACGCCGCCGTACGACAACGCGGGGTGGACGCTCGCCGTCCAGATGGGGGTGGAGTTCGACCGCATCCTGGAAGGCTTCGACGGGCCGTTCGAGGAGATCGCGGAGTGGAACGCGAGCCCGATGCCCGGAGCGGTCGCGGACGCGGACGGGGCGGACGGCTTCGTGTTCAGCCACGAGGCGAACGACGCGTTCAGGGCCATCAACCGGCTCCAGGCATCGGGACACGAGGTCTACTGGCTCACGTCGCCGCTGCGCGAGGGTGGGCAAATGCACCCGGCCGGCACGTTCTACGTGAAGAGCCGCCGCGGAACGGACGACGCGGTCGCGTCGCTGGCCGCCGAACTGGGGATCGACTTCCGGGGTCTGGAAAACGATCCGAACGTGGACGCCCTGCGCCTCGAGGCGCCCCGGATCGCGCTCTGGGACACGTACGGCGGCTCCATGCCGTCCGGCTGGATCCGCTGGATCCTCGAGCAGTTCGAGTACGCGGACTTCGAACTCGTCTTCCCGCAGCGGCTCGACGCGGGAGATCTGCGCGACGACTACGACGTCATCATTTTCCCGCAGGGCGCCATCGGCTCGCGGTTCCAGTTCGGGGGAGGAGGTTCGCCGGATCCGGAGACGATTCCCGAGGAGTACCGGGACCGGCTCGGCCGGGTCACCTCCGATGCGACGACACCGGCACTGATCGAATTCCTTGAGGACGGCGGTTCGATCGTCACCATCGGCGGTTCGACGGCCCTCGGGAAGGAGCTGGGACTCCCGCTCGAGGACCATCTGGTCAAGGACGGCGAGGCGCTGGGCCGGGAGGAGTACTACGTGCCCGGGTCGATTCTGGAGGTCACGGTGGACAACTCGCGGCTCGTTGCCACGGGGGTTCCGTCGACGCTCGCGGTGTCGTTCAACAACAGCCCCGTGTTCGGCGCATCGGCGCTGGCGGCGAGGAACGACGGGGCGAACGGGGTGACGCCACTCGCCTGGTTCGAGACGGACAGGCCCCTCATCAGCGGTTGGGCGTGGGGTCAGGAGCACCTCCAGGGCGGCGTGACGATGGCGGAAGCGAAGGTGGGCAATGGGCATCTGTACCTGTTCGGCCCGCTCGTCACGCGGCGTGCGCAGCCGCACGGCACCTTCAAGTTCCTCTTCAACGCGATCGCCCTCTCGTCCGCCGAGCCGGACCGGCCGTAG
- a CDS encoding glycosyltransferase family 2 protein, translating to MKAPDGPGIAVIVSTYERPDALHAVLRSLAEQTYRRFEIVVADDGSGPDTRELVARHAEKSGLDLRHVRQEDRGYRLAGIRNMAAAATEQPYLVFLDGDCLVRPDYLERHARLAEPRHFVHGSRVRLDPGLSRSAIAREQAAIEGWSAARWLGEWLRGRTDRFTPLLRLPLGPLRRTSPRRWRGVKGCNLAVWRSDFLAVNGFDEGFEGWGFEDNDLVVRLLRHGVRRKEGRYAVPVLHLWHKSRPPDPAGRERFERRLRSDTVRAERGIDSYE from the coding sequence TTGAAGGCGCCCGACGGCCCCGGCATCGCGGTCATCGTCTCCACCTACGAGCGGCCCGACGCTCTCCACGCGGTGCTGCGGAGTCTCGCCGAACAGACGTACCGCCGGTTCGAGATCGTCGTGGCGGACGACGGTTCCGGCCCGGACACGCGCGAACTCGTTGCGCGACACGCGGAGAAATCCGGCCTCGACCTGCGGCACGTCCGGCAGGAAGACCGCGGGTATCGACTGGCCGGGATCCGGAACATGGCCGCCGCCGCCACCGAGCAGCCGTATCTGGTCTTCCTCGACGGCGACTGCCTCGTGCGGCCGGACTACCTGGAGAGACACGCCCGGCTCGCGGAGCCGCGGCATTTCGTCCACGGCAGCCGGGTGAGGCTCGACCCCGGACTCTCGCGGTCCGCAATCGCGCGAGAGCAAGCGGCAATCGAGGGTTGGAGCGCCGCCCGCTGGCTCGGCGAGTGGCTTCGGGGACGCACCGACCGGTTCACGCCGCTGCTTCGCCTGCCGCTGGGACCTCTGCGCCGGACGTCGCCGCGGCGGTGGCGTGGCGTCAAGGGATGCAATCTCGCCGTGTGGCGCTCCGACTTCCTGGCGGTGAACGGGTTCGACGAAGGCTTCGAAGGCTGGGGGTTCGAGGACAACGATCTCGTCGTTCGCCTGCTACGGCACGGAGTGCGACGCAAGGAGGGCCGCTACGCCGTCCCCGTTTTGCACCTCTGGCACAAGTCGCGCCCACCCGACCCCGCCGGTCGGGAACGCTTCGAACGCCGGCTCCGCTCCGACACGGTCCGCGCCGAACGGGGAATCGACAGCTACGAGTGA
- a CDS encoding amidohydrolase family protein, whose translation MRDARTGMTIAIMLATATPAAAQARRGPPPVPPDTSPPMTVEAYDPRSTLVVPENPVSRAAFPFVDVHLHLNGTMPRAQLDQLVRDMDALNLAVGVNLSGGTGPQLARQIEAFEAAYPGRFVVFANVDFGDIGDPEFGALAAARLEADVEAGARGLKIFKNLGLWLTDAADRRVPVDDPRLDPIWAKAGELGIPVLIHSGDPASFWEPMDERNERWLELRVRPRRRQSGPPSFEVVLGEQLNMFRRHPETTFIAAHLAWLGHDLGRLGQLLDEIPNMNVGLGAVIYEPGRQPRFAREFFIEYQDRILMGKDSWAPDEYPTYFRVLETADEYFPYYRRYHAFWRMYGLDLPDEVLRKVYFENALRIIPDIDRSRFP comes from the coding sequence ATGAGGGACGCGCGGACGGGGATGACGATCGCGATTATGCTGGCGACTGCGACGCCGGCCGCGGCTCAGGCGCGACGCGGCCCGCCGCCCGTGCCGCCGGACACCTCGCCGCCGATGACGGTCGAGGCGTACGACCCCCGCTCGACGCTCGTCGTGCCCGAGAACCCGGTCTCGCGGGCCGCCTTCCCCTTCGTGGACGTACACCTGCACCTCAACGGGACGATGCCGCGGGCGCAGCTCGACCAGCTCGTGCGCGACATGGACGCGCTCAACCTCGCCGTCGGCGTCAACCTGAGCGGCGGCACCGGCCCCCAGCTCGCGCGGCAGATCGAGGCCTTCGAGGCGGCGTATCCCGGCCGTTTCGTCGTGTTCGCGAACGTCGACTTCGGCGACATCGGGGACCCCGAGTTCGGCGCGCTCGCCGCGGCCCGGCTGGAGGCCGATGTCGAGGCCGGCGCCCGCGGGCTCAAGATCTTCAAGAACCTCGGGCTGTGGCTGACCGATGCCGCCGACCGGCGCGTCCCGGTGGACGACCCCCGTCTCGACCCGATCTGGGCGAAGGCGGGAGAACTCGGCATCCCCGTCCTCATCCACTCGGGAGACCCGGCGTCGTTCTGGGAGCCGATGGACGAACGCAACGAGCGCTGGCTCGAGCTTCGCGTGCGGCCCCGGCGCCGCCAGAGCGGCCCGCCCTCCTTCGAGGTGGTGCTGGGCGAGCAGCTGAACATGTTCCGCCGGCACCCGGAGACGACGTTCATCGCCGCCCACCTCGCGTGGCTCGGCCACGATCTCGGCCGCCTCGGGCAGCTCCTGGACGAGATCCCCAACATGAACGTCGGACTCGGCGCCGTGATCTACGAGCCGGGCCGGCAGCCCCGCTTCGCCCGCGAGTTCTTCATCGAGTACCAGGACCGGATCCTGATGGGGAAGGATTCCTGGGCGCCGGACGAGTATCCCACGTACTTCCGGGTGCTGGAGACCGCGGACGAGTACTTCCCCTACTATCGCAGGTACCACGCCTTCTGGCGCATGTACGGCCTCGACCTGCCGGACGAGGTCCTGCGGAAGGTCTACTTCGAGAACGCGCTCCGGATCATCCCCGACATCGATCGAAGCCGTTTTCCCTAG
- a CDS encoding type II toxin-antitoxin system VapC family toxin yields MRVLLDTHAFLWWIADSGRLSRKARRLISDETNDIAVSAASAWEIATKRRIGRLPGGEAVALDVAGRISDQGFSELAISVSDGERAGRLPGPHRDPFDRMLAAQALARGLPIISIDGVFDRYGLDRLW; encoded by the coding sequence GTGCGCGTGTTGCTGGACACGCATGCGTTTCTCTGGTGGATCGCGGACAGCGGGCGGCTGTCCCGAAAGGCTCGCCGTCTTATTTCGGACGAGACGAACGACATCGCCGTCAGCGCAGCTTCCGCGTGGGAAATCGCGACGAAGCGCCGGATCGGCCGACTGCCGGGTGGCGAGGCAGTGGCCCTGGATGTGGCCGGCCGCATATCCGATCAGGGGTTCAGCGAACTTGCCATCAGCGTTAGCGACGGGGAACGCGCGGGGCGCCTGCCCGGCCCCCATCGGGACCCCTTCGACCGAATGCTCGCAGCACAGGCTCTCGCGCGCGGCCTTCCGATCATCTCGATCGACGGAGTATTCGACCGCTACGGTCTGGATCGTCTCTGGTAG
- a CDS encoding M56 family metallopeptidase: MTDVMLQIGASKLAISIGLAGLAWVASRRLGKPSLAHGLWLLPLAVLLVPPFVSIPVWSGGVDPAGPVAGIGVLEAESAPSAGATLLAWLRDGGKEGLVWLWLLGTASVLGWTLVRTLRFHRSLLSASEPAPSEVQRLAREIARRLGLGAAPAVYATRAQLSPMVWWAGGKVRVLVPSKLLAELDGSELRCVLAHELAHVRRRDHAVRWLEWLACAAFWWNPVAWWARRRLRASEELCCDALAVTAIEAEPRTYAGALLRVIDFISKTPVPGPLTFASTIDRCGRASRLERRFRVIMTNRTSTPTPRWLRVALRCGAVCLLAGGLVYCTDQSDLTSVDPAVVPVEKESILHLDGQGDDPVGDAPLRPQVMRKLIEAIATEHALPADLARNLRAAGETALSGGSVRLRGDGGRVEGLRGRTPDMFLAVTPDDGAGDFKTVVFDLARFRSALSEGPLSEEALAAELARHLRVSRNNPNMSLLKGVHVECTGAEAAVLDSSYESQIASMTMTCETAKTSTPGFSMKGVVKRN; encoded by the coding sequence ATGACGGACGTGATGCTTCAGATCGGGGCCAGCAAGCTGGCGATCTCGATCGGTCTTGCCGGACTGGCGTGGGTCGCGTCGCGGCGCCTCGGGAAGCCGTCGCTGGCGCACGGGCTCTGGCTGCTGCCGCTCGCCGTCCTGCTCGTGCCGCCGTTCGTCTCGATTCCCGTCTGGTCGGGGGGCGTCGATCCGGCGGGCCCTGTGGCCGGGATTGGTGTTCTGGAGGCGGAGTCGGCGCCATCCGCCGGGGCCACGCTGCTTGCCTGGCTGAGGGACGGCGGCAAAGAGGGGCTCGTTTGGCTCTGGCTCCTGGGCACCGCTTCCGTGCTCGGCTGGACGCTCGTGCGCACGCTCCGCTTCCACCGCTCGCTCCTGAGCGCTTCGGAGCCCGCGCCATCCGAGGTTCAGCGCCTCGCGCGGGAGATCGCCCGCAGGCTCGGTCTCGGCGCGGCCCCCGCCGTCTACGCGACGCGCGCGCAACTGTCGCCCATGGTGTGGTGGGCCGGCGGAAAGGTGCGGGTCCTCGTCCCCTCGAAGCTGCTCGCCGAGTTGGACGGGTCCGAATTACGCTGCGTCCTGGCGCATGAACTCGCCCATGTCCGGCGCCGCGACCACGCCGTGCGCTGGCTCGAGTGGCTCGCGTGCGCAGCCTTCTGGTGGAACCCGGTCGCGTGGTGGGCCCGCCGGCGGCTGCGGGCGTCCGAGGAATTGTGCTGCGACGCGCTCGCCGTCACCGCAATCGAGGCCGAACCCCGCACCTACGCCGGGGCGCTGCTCCGGGTGATCGACTTCATTTCGAAGACCCCGGTCCCGGGCCCCCTGACCTTCGCGAGTACGATCGATCGCTGCGGCCGAGCGTCGCGGCTCGAAAGGAGATTCCGCGTGATCATGACGAACCGAACCTCGACCCCCACCCCGCGCTGGCTCCGCGTCGCGCTGCGCTGCGGCGCCGTGTGTCTGCTGGCCGGCGGCCTCGTCTACTGCACCGACCAGTCGGATCTTACCTCCGTCGACCCGGCCGTCGTCCCGGTTGAAAAGGAGTCGATCCTGCACCTCGATGGCCAGGGAGACGATCCGGTCGGCGATGCACCCCTGCGGCCGCAGGTGATGCGCAAGCTGATCGAGGCAATCGCAACGGAACACGCCCTCCCGGCTGACCTCGCCAGGAACCTGCGTGCCGCGGGAGAAACGGCCCTGTCCGGTGGGTCGGTGCGGCTACGTGGAGACGGCGGTCGGGTCGAGGGGCTACGCGGCCGCACCCCCGACATGTTCCTGGCCGTGACTCCGGACGACGGGGCTGGAGATTTCAAGACAGTCGTGTTTGACCTTGCCCGTTTTCGGTCGGCGCTTTCGGAAGGTCCGCTTTCGGAAGAAGCCCTCGCCGCGGAACTCGCCCGGCACCTCCGGGTGAGCCGGAACAACCCGAACATGTCGTTGCTCAAGGGGGTGCATGTGGAGTGTACGGGTGCCGAAGCGGCGGTGCTCGATTCTTCATACGAGTCCCAAATCGCCTCCATGACCATGACGTGCGAAACGGCCAAGACCAGCACCCCAGGGTTCAGCATGAAGGGCGTCGTCAAGAGGAACTGA
- a CDS encoding BlaI/MecI/CopY family transcriptional regulator, whose translation MTTPRLANAELAVMERLWKEGRLTARRLRDLLYPDATRSAHGTIQRLLQRLEDKGFVHRDASLGTQLFSARISREAYASARLEALADRITGGSLVPMITQLLEERKLEPEEIERLRKILEEG comes from the coding sequence ATGACGACGCCGCGCCTGGCCAACGCCGAACTCGCGGTCATGGAGCGACTCTGGAAGGAGGGCCGTCTCACGGCGCGTCGCCTCCGCGACCTGCTCTACCCGGACGCGACGAGGTCGGCGCACGGCACCATCCAGCGCCTCCTGCAGCGCCTCGAGGACAAGGGCTTCGTCCACCGTGACGCCAGCCTCGGCACGCAACTCTTCTCCGCCCGGATCAGCCGCGAGGCGTACGCGTCCGCGCGGCTGGAGGCGCTGGCCGACCGCATCACCGGCGGCTCGCTGGTACCGATGATCACGCAGTTGCTGGAAGAGCGGAAGCTCGAGCCCGAGGAGATCGAACGCCTGCGAAAGATCCTGGAGGAAGGATGA